Proteins encoded by one window of Lathyrus oleraceus cultivar Zhongwan6 chromosome 1, CAAS_Psat_ZW6_1.0, whole genome shotgun sequence:
- the LOC127091346 gene encoding uncharacterized protein LOC127091346, which produces MKVLFGYQEVLEIVVNGVTQLGAEATDIQRATHKEEKKKDYKVLFLIHSCVDNDNFEKVDDFESAKQAWKILEKAYIGAIKAKVVRLETYKRQFELTQMEDKENINDYITRITRLVSQIKSCGEMILEQNVVSKVLRSLTSRFDNIVVAIEESKDLTTLSKDELQSSLEAHEQRMDERGVEKAKTEIALQARFNEKNKRSKGKFMARGKSNFQNFCSNDSQNSKHSTSEKGESSFKDSGHSNGFKKRDMSKVQCYKCRKFGHFANLCRGKLNENHNNEVKVAREEVDDEDTLLVMITEESYGITDVPGSNYSSDRLRDNSCTVLENSEKTHLD; this is translated from the coding sequence ATGAAGGTCTTGTTTGGTTATCAAGAGGTGCTTGAGATCGTCGTCAATGGAGTTACACAATTAGGGGCAGAGGCTACCGACATTCAAAGAGCTACAcacaaagaagagaagaagaaggattacAAAGTCCTATTCTTGATTCATTCGTGTGTTGATAACGATAATTTCGAGAAGGTTGACGATTTTGAATCGGCGAAGCAAGCATGGAAAATCTTGGAGAAAGCATATATCGGTGCCATCAAAGCGAAGGTTGTAAGGTTAGAAACTTACAAGCGACAGTTTGAGTTAACACAAATGGAAGACAAAGAAAATATTAATGACTATATTACGCGTATTACCCGATTAGTTAGTCAAATCAAATCTTGTGGGGAAATGATTCTTGAGCAGAATGTTGTATCGAAAGTATTGCGTTCGTTAACGTCGCGTTTCGACAACATAGTTGTGGCTATTGAAGAATCAAAGGATCTAACAACTTTGAGCAAGGATGAATTGCAAAGTTCGTTAGAGGCACATGAACAAAGGATGGATGAGAGAGGCGTCGAAAAAGCCAAAACAGAGATTGCTTTGCAAGCGCGTTTCAATGAAAAGAATAAGAGGTCGAAAGGAAAATTTATGGCGAGAGGTAAAtcaaattttcagaatttttgtTCAAACGATTCGCAAAATTCAAAGCATTCGACGAGTGAAAAGGGTGAAAGTAGCTTCAAGGATAGTGGTCATAGCAATGGTTTTAAGAAGCGTGATATGAGTAAGGTGCAATGCTACAAGTGTAGAAAGTTTGGACACTTTGCAAATTTGTGTCGTGGTAAATTGAATGAGAATCACAATAATGAAGTCAAGGTTGCTAGGGAAGAGGTAGATGATGAGGACACACTTCTAGTAATGATCACGGAGGAGAGTTATGGCATTACGGATGTTCCGGGCAGCAACTACAGTAGTGATAGATTGCGGGACAACAGTTGTACCGTTCTGGAAAATAGCGAGAAAACGCATTTGGATTGA